From a region of the Polynucleobacter corsicus genome:
- a CDS encoding FAD binding domain-containing protein, whose protein sequence is MAKILVIGGSLGGLFAANILLRQGHDVTLLEKAIGSLDGRGAGIVTHNALADALSEAGIQVDDSLGVAVTKRVTLGVDGENLGEMPLPQILTSWSRLYHLLKENFPSERYLQGKNVKVVTQDSHSVQVSCEDGSTYQAELLIASDGIRSTVRSQVAPNIQPEYAGYIAWRGVCDESNLSNYTLDTLFNYFGFCLPNGEQMLGYPVAGPGNDTRSGKRRYNFVWYRPASEDDELIKLLTDSDGHYYPTGIPPQKVSWKHIAEMRTVARDILAPQYAEILEKTPSPFLQTIYDVRSEQIVFGRIALMGDAAFVGRPHVGMGVTKAGDEAMVIARHIAALGATPAALEAYSAERLEFGQQVVARAQYLGRYMQAQGSKGSRDNNSLRRNADTVMAETAIDISTLLVAGKAVPESH, encoded by the coding sequence ATGGCCAAAATACTTGTCATCGGCGGATCTCTTGGAGGCTTATTTGCAGCCAATATATTGCTGCGCCAAGGTCATGATGTCACCTTGCTAGAAAAAGCCATCGGCTCTTTAGATGGCCGGGGCGCCGGAATCGTGACCCATAATGCTCTTGCAGATGCTTTAAGTGAAGCGGGTATTCAAGTGGATGATAGCCTGGGGGTTGCTGTAACGAAGAGGGTTACCTTAGGCGTTGATGGCGAGAACCTGGGTGAAATGCCGCTCCCGCAAATCCTGACATCATGGAGCCGCCTATATCACCTATTGAAAGAGAATTTTCCAAGCGAGCGTTATTTGCAGGGTAAGAATGTCAAAGTGGTGACACAGGACTCTCATAGCGTTCAGGTCAGCTGTGAAGATGGCAGCACTTATCAGGCTGAGCTCCTGATTGCATCAGATGGCATACGCTCCACAGTTCGATCCCAGGTAGCACCAAACATCCAGCCTGAATACGCAGGATATATTGCGTGGCGTGGAGTGTGTGATGAGAGCAATCTATCAAATTACACCTTAGACACCCTATTTAATTATTTTGGATTCTGCTTGCCTAATGGCGAACAGATGCTGGGGTATCCAGTTGCAGGACCTGGTAATGACACCAGATCCGGCAAGCGTCGCTATAACTTTGTTTGGTATCGCCCCGCATCCGAGGATGATGAGCTAATCAAGCTGCTGACTGATTCGGATGGTCACTATTATCCGACTGGTATCCCGCCACAAAAAGTCTCATGGAAGCACATTGCCGAAATGCGCACAGTTGCGCGCGATATTCTGGCACCGCAATATGCAGAAATTTTAGAAAAAACACCCTCACCTTTTTTGCAAACTATTTATGACGTTCGTTCAGAGCAAATCGTCTTCGGTCGAATTGCCTTGATGGGTGATGCCGCTTTTGTTGGTCGACCTCATGTTGGCATGGGAGTAACCAAGGCGGGTGATGAGGCGATGGTAATTGCACGTCACATCGCGGCCTTAGGAGCAACTCCTGCAGCACTCGAAGCGTACAGCGCGGAGCGCCTTGAGTTTGGGCAACAGGTTGTTGCAAGAGCCCAATACTTAGGGCGCTACATGCAAGCACAAGGTAGCAAAGGCAGCAGAGACAACAATAGCCTTCGTAGAAATGCAGATACCGTCATGGCAGAAACGGCCATCGATATCAGCACTTTGTTGGTGGCCGGAAAAGCAGTGCCTGAGTCACATTAA